The DNA segment CAGGTGGTGGACTTTCTCAGGTGGCTGGGAAGCGCAGGGGGCGGCGTCCGAAGGAGACTGGTAGCGAGGTTCAAACGCCTGCTAAGGTGGCCGCTGGGGGGCCAAGAAAGCCGAGGAAGCTCAGTGGAAAGCCTCTGGGACGACCCAAAAGGGTAAAGCTCTGATATTTTGCTGATTTTAATCGTTTATTTTGACTCTTTCACAATTTTTTATGAGCTGATGTTTACAAACTTGGAAGTATGAACGACTCAACTTCTGTGAAAACTACTGTTGGAGATTGTTGCTTCACCTGAGTGATAGGCAAAGGAAAATTTGTCATGCTTGCCTTTTTGTATTTCTTTTCCATTTCGTGATGAAAATGAAATCACCAGATGGAAAAGTAACTGGTGGCTTTTTCTCCGAATCTGGGGACCTTTTGACAATTCAAATGCATCGTTTAGTTCCTTAACAAAGTTAGTTCTGGCAATAAATCCAACTTCAAGAACTGTGTTAAGGTGAATAATGCCATTCTTTCATGGCATgtataaaaaaaagaaatgagTCTACTTATGGGGGAAAGAGAAAGAAAATGAGAGTGTAAAGTTTGGTTTCAATTGAAATGGTGGCCTAGTATTTAGAACTGAAAAAacattattttgtattgatttatactAAATACGAGAATTTCATCTAATCTGATCTTAAGCTATTGATTTGGACCAACACAGGACTCTAGCCTTTGCATCCTAGACTTTGGGATTAGGCTAAAGCAAGGCTCCTTCTAAGTTTATAAATTTTGCTGCAGGTCATTGGACCTTTTTCATTCTCtgtaacaaaataattattgatttaCAAGCCAACCAAAAATTACAAATCCAATACCAACAATCTAGTTTTGTCTTGGTGACAGGATCTAATTGTTGTTTTGTGTTCTATTTCATGTAcaatattttatgatttttggattaTATTCGGGGAAACTTAGGATTCAGTCCCTGATGTCAAACATAACTTAGGATTTAGTCCTTGTGTAAGAAAACTTAGTTTGAGTTCCCCGACCCCCAACATGTTTTTATCATTTCAGTTTCATGACATTTTTTAGGTCTAAATAGGTACATGTCCTTGAAATTGTTGCATAAATTTATTAGTTTTGCATGTcaataaaatttaattgggcATATTATTTATGTCATATCTAAGACATGAAATCTAACACAGTAAGTAAGTACAGGTACAGATGGTTGAGATTATAATACCACTGTACAACTGAATTAAATTAGGTGTACAATTATAATTTATGGGTATGAAATGTTGACACTTTTTTGGACTAATATAAGGTACATATTGTTGAGAATATGGTGCAAATGTATGCATTTAAGGTACCAAGTGAATTAAATTGAGTATCGATCAAAAAAATTGGGTATATGTACTATagattttggatttttgaattcAGGGAGAGTTGAAATTAAAAAACATTTCAGAGCAAGCAGTTAAAACTAagttttttttacacagggacCGAATCATAACTAATGTTTGTAAGTagagactgaattgcaattagccCTTAAATTAGACTAACACCTTCAGTTTTACCTTCATATACATATCCATATTGCTgaacttgtttatgttttgtgcTTGCTTGTCTATGGTTGCTAGACTGCATCAACAGGGGGTAGTCAAGCTCCACTCAACCCACAGCAATTTGCTGGCCTTGATCCCAATGGAAAACTGCAATATTTTGTAAGTTTTCTACATATATTTTAGGTGTCTGTTCCATTGAAATACATGAGCGATGAAATTTGCATTTATTGTCTAATAAAAATTTCGTTTTTGAACTTGCTGCAGCAATCAAGGATCAAGCATTCCGTGAACATCATAAAGCCACACTTGAATCGTGCAACTGCCACCACCGCGCTGCGAGAACTAGAGAGTTTAGCAGAAATGGATGTGAATGCACCATCGAACGTTCCACCCCAAAGTTAAATAGATATACTAACTAGCGGAAGGAGTAAGCTTTAGTACTAACAAACAGTTGGAAGACAAATAGCCAAAAAATTCATTACATATGACGACAGTTCCGTGGATGAAGAATGTTCAGAAGGTAGGAGAGGAGGATACTTATGAAAACTTGATTTAGGACAAAGCCTTTTTCATTTGAGATTGTTTCTAGTCTTTGTGCTGCTGTTTTTATCAGGAATTATTGTGTAGTTTCGCCTTTCGTAGTTTCATTTAAACCATGCTTTATACATTTTGTTAATCGAAATCCTTCTGTCTCAACTGAGATCTAGTGTTCTTGAGGCAGAGGTTTCATGCTTATATCACAGCAGCATTTTATGTCGAATGAGCTCGCATGTTTCGACGATATATTTCGTTATATCATGTCTAAACCTAGGGCATTCTGACATATTATATTATGTTTTGCCGGCCGGCGACCGGAGGTACCAAGGTTAGATTATGGTGCACCGGGATATTGCAGGGGGTGATTTAGAGATAAAATTTTTATTCGGTTAAAATCGAACGGAACTATCCAAACCAaaccaataaaaaaattcaactacACAAGTTTCAAATTCTGTTGTTTGATGAATTTGATTTCAAACACCGATCTAATATGGGTATTTTTTTGTTCAAATTCAATCACCTAAGATATAGtttgaaaataatatattttaaaaatatttaaatttcatatttaatttaataataggtgagcaataattaaaaaaaaaaaatgagataattgtttttttttatatttattttcggACAAAGGCAGGCTCCAATGATGTCCAAATTCTGGGCCGTAACGGAAACCTTATTCATCCGTAAATCAAATCCTATCCACTCCCCAATTCCTCTTTTCACTAAAAACTTCACCTTCAATCTCACTCTCTCTCTGCTTCAGATTTGCGTATATGGACCTACCTCTGGATCCACTTTCGTCCACCGAACCCATGGCCCCCGCGGCCGCTGCTCCCCATCACTCGGCGTACGCCGCCAATCCAACCCCCACCAACCCTGCTGCTCACAATCACCCACCTTATGCTGAGGTACTTTCACTGATAATGAATTCCTTTTTTCCCGGTTCTTTCTTCAATTTGTTAgaatttttgttggtttttgttatttttttttcgtAGATGATTACGGCGGCTATAGCGGCGTTGGATGAGCGGAACGGGTCGAGCAAGAAGGCTATCGTTAAGTACATAGAGTCTCATTACTCGAACCTGCCGCCGACTCACTCAGCTCTGTTGACTCATCACTTGAAGCGGTTGAAGAACAGCGGCCAAATTTTGATGGTCAAGTACTCGTACAAGCTCGCTAGATCTGGTGTTTCATCTACCGTGTCTGCAAACGGCACCGTTACTGATTCTGCTGCTTCTGTTGGATCAAAGAAGCGGCCTGGTCGCCCTCCGAAGGCCAAGTCCGTTCAAGCTGCCGTGCCTGTTTTTGCTCAGCAGGATGTGCCAATGAATGATGTTCCTGCTGTTGTCCCAGGGATGGTCGAACAGCAGAATTCGGCTGTTGGTCCACTGGGGTCGCCTCATGCTGCTGTTGTCCCGGGTGGTGGGCCTTCAGTGACTGGGGTCACAAGAGGCCGCGGTCGTCCGCCTAAACAGGGTGCGTCAAAGCTTCGACCCCAAAAGAGTGGTGGAGTCCAGACTGGTGTGGGGAGGGGCAGGGGAAGGCCAAAGAAAATTGCTGCCCCTCCTGCTGCGCGGGTGAAGCGACTAGGCAGGTCACGTGGGCGACCACGGAAGGTGAATAATCCGGAGTTAGGAGTGGCAgctggtggtggtggtggtggtggtggcgtGGTGGGGACTCTGGCGGGTTCTGCTGCTGCTACTGATGGTGCCCTGCCTGCAGGGAGTGGAGTTGTGTCAGAGGCAGGAAAGCGCAGGGGGCGACCACCAAAGGCTGGTGGTGAGGCAAAACGGCCTAGGACGGTGGCTATTGGGGAGCCCAAGAAGCCGAGGAAGCTCGGTGGGAAGCCTTTGGGCCGGCCGAAAAAGGTGAAACTCTTATTAAGATAGTGTCGATTTTAAGTATCGTGCTGGTAAACttttcgttgttattttcatcTTAACTGCTGCAAGGGCAATATCAGTTTATCTTAAACCTGCAAATTTAGGCCAGTTCTTCAGAAGCTGTTGTTTCCATTGAGTGCAGGTCGCAAGAAATTTAGCATGGAGTGAGTGCATTTTTATGGTTAGATAGACTAGTAAAATAAAGTTGAGAGTGGGCTACTACTAGGACTTTCAATATGGTTGGATAGTTCTAATGTGCTGCTTGTTTTTCATCACCATTATGAGATGTTCTATTTCAGGACCTGTCTCTTGTTGACTAAATCTGTTCAAAAGTTTTGGCCACTTATCTCATTTTGAAATATTCGCACGCAAAACTATAATACAGTTTTGAGGTTTAGTTGTGGTGGGAAGAGACTATTGTATTTAGGAAGTAACAAATTCCTTCATAAAATAACATACTAGGTGTGAAGTGCCCATTTTATCCACTCTTCATACATGAGTATGTTTACCTCAAAATATTGCTAATGCAAGAAACCGGTGATTTGCGAAgctaaaataatgtttttataaATTCTGATGCcagtggaaaatatttttaaatgttgATAGCAAGTTATGTAAGTATTACCAAATGCCAATTTTGTAGTCATCTGTCATTTAGTATTTTTCTTGCCTTCATGTGATAAGTAACGCACCACACCATGCCATATCGTTAAGACTGCTTTATTCACTCGGCGACAAATTTAGTTGCACCAACCTAACTCCCTTTTAAGACAATAAATTGTGGTGAGAGAAAACTAGCTCATTTAGTGTTTGCGTAATGTGTAATCTTCTTAGTGTTTTAAGGTGCAAATTACTACTTGCGTAATGTGTAATCTTCTTAGTGTTTTAAGGTGCAAATTACTACTTATGCTTCTCAGTATCTGAGTTGTCGTTATCAAGAAATGTTGTCTTCATCAATTGACTTTATTATCTTGAGACGAGGTTTTGCTGATTTAGCTCCCATTTTAAGCATTAACTAATTATTTCTTCACATGTTTTAATAACTATCATTGCCTGTAAGGTATAAATTAACTCCCATTGTCCACCATTCAAATCTGCTGCTAAAACTTCTAAAAATTTTGTCTCACAAGATCTAGCTATCTATATGGATGGTTATACACATGCGATTTTAATATCTTTAACTATCTTAAAAAATTGCTAATAACGTAAAGAATAACTTAAATTGTTCTTAAAAATGCAGATCTAAGTGGGTAATTTCGCAGTTGAGTTGGCTGTTATGTTTTGAAGATAGTGTGTCCTGTGTATAATGTATTACTaaattgggttttttttttatttattttgttgacTTTTCGACTGCCTAAACTTGCCCGCCTCGCCAGCCTCATCTCACCTTCGACCGCCTATATAACCGCCTCGGGCAATCCGGTGCGGTCAATGGCTGACGGCCTAGGTGGCCGCCTCGACCGTGGTTTAGAACACTGGATGACCATAGAACAATTCAACTGCAtgcatagttttttttttttttgtgggggTGGGGTGgggttggggggggggggggcaaaTAATGGGTAACAAGAATCTAGTCATCAACACTAGTCCTCTGTGTAGCAGCAGCGGGAGTGTAGAGTTTGTGTAGTTAGCAATAGAAGGATGTATTGCTGTCGTATTACTATTACATAAATTGTGAAGCTTGAAACTTGGGTTGGGGTAAGAATCGGTCTCCTGCGGAGATGGATCGACCTAGTACATACTTGCAGTGAAAAGTAGtaatttaacataaaaaataatattttttaacgaGTCAGGTTGAGTTGGAGATCCGTTTCACCAAATTGGCAAATTGACCCGTGAGTCTGtttcataggagtttttgtgtTTGAGTAATTATAACTCTATGCTAAGGCCGCTTATGTTAACTCACGTGCATACATTTATCACTGGATGTTCTTTTATCCCACTCAATCGGCTCTTTGAAATGGATTCCTAAGTGGACAATCCCAAAATGTTTCTTAGTTTTGGGATAAGGGGGTGTCCACATGGGTGTCTAATGTTggcattttgatttttaaagaaATTTTGTTGGATAATGTCCAATGGAGATTATATTAGAAACCAGGATTGATTTTTAGTTTCATTTTCTAGAGGAGACATTTTTTATTGCAAATATTTCATTCAGAAGTTTGTTTCTGTCCGAATATATAGTCCAATAtctatatttagtaatatttagttatttttttacaAATGCCCCCTTTACATTAGTTACTTCATATCCTATTTAAACAATGGATATTGGTTGATGAAACATTTGTTTATGAAATTTGTTTTTCCAATAATTTTCTTAATGTATGTGAAGCGTGAACAACACAAATAGACTTATATATATGGGACAAGAAGGGGGTatttagttaatttaatttaatttaattgcacaTCATTGTGTATTATAGAATTTATAAATATTGGGTTAAACTACAGAACAATAATCTAGTATTTTGggaagaaataaaattaaattacgTGATTGTGTTAAGAGAGATGAAATTAAAGTAAGATTATATGTTTCTGGAAAATTGTATTGGAGAATGGAGTTTATGTCTGGTTTTATTTGGGTGAAATTGAAAGTATTTTGAAAAAGAGATATGAACACATCTACCAGACTACCACATAATCTGTAAAGGTCTTTGtgtataatttttataattatatcacGAGTTTCTTGATGAGCACGCAAGAAATCCTCGTTGCTTCTCTTGCTAAGGTCAAGGGCAATCATTTATGTTACTAAAAATTTTTGCCTTGGTTTTGTATGATTGCTAGCTTGCATCAGGAATCGTGAACCAACCTTCAGACAACCAGCTCCTGATGGCCTACCTTGATGTTAAAGGAAAGCTGGAATATTTTGTAAGTTGGAGAAATGTTTTAGCTGTTAGTGTTATTTATGTATTCTTTGTGGTGGATCTGGCAGCCTTGATTTATGGGCACTTCAAAAAATATCCATGAAGTGTCAAGACACAGCATGTTCAGAACCTCATGGTGCACCTAGATTGAAGGATTGATTTGAAATctatttgatattttgattgcttgtcatttgttaatttgtataatataatatataatggtAATTGTAATTGATTTGAGCAATGTGCAGCATGTTTAAGATATGACAGGATTTTTAATTTGTTCTTataattacaaaataaaaaatataacctATTAGTGATTCTTATTTCATAAATATGTTGAAAGATAATTTCAGTTTTTTGATATTTAAATAGGCTGGTTTTTATATTCCCAGCGGACCAGTCTGGCTATGTTACTGGCTTTTTTGAAAATACTTATTTGACTATGTATTAAACTTTCAAGCGCACCAACATATGTCTGAGTCTTGCACATCGTCAATTCAAATGTATTCACTTGCTTGTctgttcctttttttttttttttaaatgtgcaTATCGTGAGTGTCTGTCATACTGTCTCTTTCTTTCTGCCCAGTAATTTCTTAATCGTGTGCTAATTGGGGAgtgtatttaaatttttttgcagCAATCAAGAATCAAGCAAACAGTTAGCGATGTCAAGCCATACTTGAGCAATGAAGCTACAGCAAGTGCACTGCAAGAACTAGAAATTCTAGCAAATATGGAAATCACTTCGTTGAATGTTCATTCCCAACAGCCGCAGCCCCAGCCCCAGCCCCAGCCCCAGCCCCAGCTCCAGCCCCAGCCCCAGCCCCAGCCACAGCCACAGCCACAACCCCAGCTCCAGCCCCA comes from the Henckelia pumila isolate YLH828 chromosome 1, ASM3356847v2, whole genome shotgun sequence genome and includes:
- the LOC140887211 gene encoding uncharacterized protein, translated to MDLPLDPLSSTEPMAPAAAAPHHSAYAANPTPTNPAAHNHPPYAEMITAAIAALDERNGSSKKAIVKYIESHYSNLPPTHSALLTHHLKRLKNSGQILMVKYSYKLARSGVSSTVSANGTVTDSAASVGSKKRPGRPPKAKSVQAAVPVFAQQDVPMNDVPAVVPGMVEQQNSAVGPLGSPHAAVVPGGGPSVTGVTRGRGRPPKQGASKLRPQKSGGVQTGVGRGRGRPKKIAAPPAARVKRLGRSRGRPRKVNNPELGVAAGGGGGGGGVVGTLAGSAAATDGALPAGSGVVSEAGKRRGRPPKAGGEAKRPRTVAIGEPKKPRKLGGKPLGRPKKLASGIVNQPSDNQLLMAYLDVKGKLEYFQSRIKQTVSDVKPYLSNEATASALQELEILANMEITSLNVHSQQPQPQPQPQPQPQLQPQPQPQPQPQPQPQLQPQSQPQS